One stretch of Variovorax sp. TBS-050B DNA includes these proteins:
- a CDS encoding MarC family protein — protein MSTSMDLIKPLVTLVAIVNPLAIVPFFIHYTQGYSDAQRRHTVRMSAFSAFVVIAVSALLGLQLLSFFGISIASFQVGGGLLLLMSSLSMLNAKPAESKTNVEELRATEVKASMGASIAVVPLTIPLLTGPATISTVVIYADKAQHLWELAVLVGYGVVVALATALAFSLAQPIARVLGKTGINIMTRLMGLILAALAVEVMADGLGKLFPLLSRAG, from the coding sequence ATGAGCACCTCGATGGACCTGATCAAGCCGCTGGTCACGCTGGTGGCGATCGTCAATCCGCTGGCCATCGTGCCCTTCTTCATCCACTACACGCAGGGGTACTCCGACGCGCAGCGACGGCACACGGTGCGCATGTCCGCGTTCAGCGCCTTCGTGGTGATCGCGGTGAGCGCGCTGCTCGGGCTGCAGCTGCTGTCCTTCTTCGGCATCTCGATCGCGAGCTTCCAGGTGGGCGGCGGCCTGCTGCTGCTCATGAGCTCGCTGTCCATGCTCAACGCCAAACCGGCCGAGAGCAAGACCAACGTCGAGGAACTGCGCGCGACCGAGGTGAAGGCCTCCATGGGCGCATCGATCGCGGTGGTGCCGCTGACCATCCCGCTGCTCACCGGGCCGGCGACGATCTCGACGGTGGTGATCTATGCCGACAAGGCGCAGCACCTGTGGGAGCTCGCGGTGCTGGTGGGCTACGGCGTGGTGGTGGCACTCGCGACCGCGCTGGCCTTCTCGCTCGCGCAGCCGATCGCGCGCGTGCTCGGCAAGACCGGCATCAACATCATGACCCGGCTCATGGGGCTGATCCTCGCGGCGCTCGCGGTCGAGGTGATGGCGGACGGGCTGGGCAAGCTGTTCCCGCTGCTGAGCCGGGCGGGTTGA
- a CDS encoding DUF4148 domain-containing protein, which yields MKTSHILAAAAIAVLAATGAQAESYEGVNTAVSTKSRDEVNAEAVRAASAPNQNVTRGSRGPETVAVSKDRALVEAEAIRAAYAPDQNVTGGSRVNSKVISTMPHPMDARVQAQQGSGAVAK from the coding sequence ATGAAGACCTCGCACATCCTCGCCGCCGCTGCCATCGCCGTGCTGGCTGCCACCGGCGCCCAAGCCGAATCCTACGAAGGCGTGAACACCGCCGTCTCGACCAAGAGCCGCGACGAAGTCAACGCCGAAGCCGTGCGCGCCGCCTCGGCGCCGAACCAGAACGTGACCCGCGGTTCGCGCGGTCCGGAAACGGTGGCCGTGTCGAAGGACCGCGCCCTCGTCGAAGCCGAAGCCATCCGCGCTGCCTACGCGCCCGACCAGAACGTGACCGGCGGCTCGCGCGTGAACAGCAAGGTCATCTCGACCATGCCCCACCCGATGGACGCCCGCGTTCAGGCCCAGCAGGGTTCGGGCGCCGTCGCCAAGTAA
- a CDS encoding dienelactone hydrolase family protein: MGQFIDLTAKDGFAFPAYVAEPAGTPRGAVVVLQEIFGVNSHIRSVADGYAAEGYLAVAPSTFHRVQPGVEIGYGPEDMKAGSALKAAVEALPAPGVLQDVEAAVAYAAKAGKVGIVGYCWGGLLTWRAASLIPGLAAAVPYYGGGMTTPDEAARQPKVPVLAHFGKRDHWIPIDSVEAFGKAHPEVEVHVYDADHGFNCDQRGSYEAASAALARTRTLAFFARHVG; this comes from the coding sequence ATGGGTCAATTCATCGATCTCACCGCCAAGGACGGATTCGCCTTCCCGGCCTACGTGGCCGAGCCCGCGGGCACGCCGCGCGGCGCGGTGGTGGTGCTGCAGGAAATCTTCGGCGTCAACTCGCACATCCGGTCGGTGGCCGACGGCTATGCGGCGGAGGGCTACCTCGCGGTGGCGCCTTCGACCTTCCACCGGGTGCAGCCCGGCGTGGAGATCGGCTACGGGCCGGAAGACATGAAGGCGGGTTCGGCACTCAAGGCCGCGGTCGAGGCGCTGCCGGCGCCCGGCGTGCTGCAGGACGTCGAGGCTGCCGTGGCCTATGCCGCGAAGGCCGGCAAGGTGGGCATCGTGGGTTATTGCTGGGGCGGCCTGCTGACCTGGCGTGCGGCCAGCCTGATCCCGGGCCTGGCCGCGGCCGTGCCGTACTACGGCGGCGGCATGACCACGCCCGACGAGGCGGCGCGCCAGCCCAAGGTGCCGGTGCTGGCGCATTTCGGCAAGCGCGACCACTGGATCCCGATCGACAGCGTCGAGGCCTTCGGCAAGGCGCACCCCGAAGTCGAGGTGCACGTCTACGACGCGGACCACGGCTTCAACTGCGACCAGCGCGGTTCGTACGAGGCGGCCTCCGCAGCGCTCGCACGCACCCGCACGCTCGCCTTCTTCGCGCGGCACGTCGGCTGA
- a CDS encoding alpha/beta fold hydrolase translates to MNSQTEKIRLQGAAGAIEVQRDRPAEASAARGIAVIAHPHPLFGGTMDNKVVQTLARAFVACGWTAVRFNFRGVGASEGAHDEGRGECEDMLEVVRQLAPEGPLAIAGFSFGAFVASSAAEKLWAARDIRQLVLVGTAAARFTVPALPAEAHERTLVIHGEADDTVPLAAVMDWARPQSLPVTVVPGGGHFFHGQLPLLKSLVVRHLRADAA, encoded by the coding sequence ATGAATTCACAGACAGAAAAGATCCGTCTCCAGGGCGCCGCAGGCGCGATCGAGGTGCAGCGTGACCGGCCCGCCGAGGCATCGGCCGCGCGCGGCATCGCGGTGATCGCCCATCCGCATCCGCTCTTCGGCGGCACCATGGACAACAAGGTGGTGCAGACGCTGGCGCGCGCCTTCGTCGCCTGCGGCTGGACGGCCGTGCGCTTCAACTTCCGCGGCGTCGGTGCGAGCGAGGGCGCGCACGACGAGGGCCGCGGCGAGTGCGAGGACATGCTCGAGGTCGTGCGCCAGCTGGCGCCCGAGGGGCCGCTCGCGATCGCGGGGTTCTCGTTCGGCGCCTTCGTGGCGAGCAGCGCCGCCGAGAAGCTCTGGGCCGCGCGCGACATCCGCCAGCTGGTGCTCGTCGGAACCGCCGCAGCGCGCTTCACGGTGCCCGCGCTGCCGGCCGAGGCGCACGAGCGCACGCTCGTGATCCACGGCGAGGCCGACGACACCGTGCCGCTCGCGGCCGTGATGGACTGGGCGCGGCCGCAGTCACTTCCTGTCACGGTTGTCCCCGGGGGCGGCCATTTCTTTCACGGACAATTGCCGCTGCTCAAGAGCCTGGTCGTCCGCCATCTGCGCGCGGACGCCGCATGA
- a CDS encoding EVE domain-containing protein has product MPQYWLMKSEPDEVSIDDALAAPDATVAWTGVRNYQARNFMRDGMKIGDGVLFYHSSCPEPGIAGIARVASGVRADPTQFDPKSPYYDAASKKDDPRWLLVDVQALRKTRLLSLPELRERPELADMIVLRKGNRLSITPVEAAHWKIIEKMLG; this is encoded by the coding sequence ATGCCGCAGTACTGGCTGATGAAGTCCGAGCCCGACGAAGTGTCGATCGACGATGCGCTCGCCGCGCCCGATGCCACGGTCGCGTGGACCGGCGTGCGCAACTACCAGGCGCGCAACTTCATGCGCGACGGCATGAAGATCGGCGACGGCGTGCTCTTCTATCACTCGAGCTGCCCCGAGCCGGGCATCGCCGGCATCGCGCGCGTGGCCTCGGGCGTGCGCGCCGACCCGACGCAGTTCGACCCGAAGTCGCCGTACTACGACGCCGCCTCGAAGAAGGACGATCCGCGCTGGCTGCTGGTCGACGTGCAGGCGCTGCGCAAGACGCGGCTGCTGTCGCTGCCCGAACTGCGCGAGCGGCCCGAGCTGGCGGACATGATCGTGCTGCGCAAGGGCAACCGGCTGTCGATCACGCCGGTCGAGGCAGCGCACTGGAAGATCATCGAGAAGATGTTGGGCTGA
- the rpsG gene encoding 30S ribosomal protein S7: MPRRREVPKREILPDPKYGNVELSKFMNVIMEGGKKAVAERIIYGALDFIEKKNPDKDPLEAFTVAINNVKPMVEVKSRRVGGANYQVPVEVRPVRRLALSMRWIKEAARKRGEKSMALRLANELMEATEGRGGAMKKRDEVHRMAEANRAFSHFRF, encoded by the coding sequence ATGCCACGTCGTCGCGAAGTCCCCAAACGTGAAATCCTGCCGGATCCCAAGTACGGCAATGTCGAGCTGTCCAAATTCATGAACGTGATCATGGAAGGCGGCAAGAAGGCTGTGGCCGAGCGCATCATCTACGGTGCACTCGACTTCATCGAAAAGAAGAACCCCGACAAGGACCCGCTCGAGGCCTTCACCGTTGCCATCAACAACGTGAAGCCGATGGTCGAAGTCAAGTCGCGCCGCGTCGGCGGTGCCAACTACCAGGTGCCGGTCGAAGTGCGCCCGGTTCGACGCCTGGCGCTCTCGATGCGCTGGATCAAGGAAGCCGCCCGCAAGCGCGGCGAGAAGTCGATGGCCCTGCGTCTGGCCAACGAGCTGATGGAAGCCACCGAAGGCCGTGGCGGCGCCATGAAGAAGCGTGACGAAGTGCACCGCATGGCAGAAGCCAACCGGGCGTTCAGCCACTTCCGCTTCTAA
- a CDS encoding magnesium transporter CorA family protein has protein sequence MRIFEINGSQVSEHSALAPLALPGACAASGYLWISLTRDEFRASLAEVQQILQSLCLSQLVDLHVADLLNDQLPSHYDYTSQYDVLVFRRLASGPTAPAANGNGNGNGSAGEAPLPTTPSRRGPPVLRRVDTRPVGFALFDRVLLSVHPEDGAVRDAFAARLLAAASPDDQGAPALDVRAISARVPTSTADLMLRVINQIVDRYLDMRRELTRQLDHWQTELIDPRSRFTNWSALMEARQSLHHLDEICEDQRAAIQDWIDSLETLPVPKNEADKRERELIMVRSRDVLEHIERVVHHVRRLEQNAETAVQMHFSVQGHRANDIMRVLTVLTAIFLPLNLIAGIFGMNFEFIPLVHKADGFWIAMLAMLVIALLLVVVFWRKRYLARTR, from the coding sequence ATGCGCATCTTCGAAATCAACGGCTCGCAGGTCAGCGAGCACAGCGCGCTGGCCCCGCTCGCGCTGCCGGGCGCCTGCGCCGCGTCGGGCTATCTCTGGATCTCGCTCACGCGCGACGAGTTCCGCGCCTCGCTCGCGGAGGTCCAGCAGATCCTGCAGTCGCTCTGCCTCTCGCAGCTGGTCGACCTGCACGTGGCCGACCTGCTCAACGACCAGCTGCCGTCGCACTACGACTACACCTCGCAGTACGACGTGCTGGTGTTCCGCCGCCTCGCGAGCGGTCCGACCGCGCCCGCGGCGAACGGCAATGGAAACGGCAACGGGAGTGCAGGCGAAGCCCCGCTCCCCACGACCCCCTCGCGGCGCGGGCCGCCCGTGCTGCGCCGCGTCGACACGCGGCCCGTGGGCTTCGCGCTGTTCGACCGCGTGCTGCTGTCGGTGCACCCCGAGGACGGCGCGGTGCGCGACGCCTTTGCCGCCCGCCTGCTCGCGGCCGCCTCGCCCGACGACCAGGGCGCCCCGGCGCTCGACGTGCGCGCCATCTCGGCGCGCGTGCCGACCAGCACCGCCGACCTGATGCTGCGCGTGATCAACCAGATCGTCGACCGCTACCTCGACATGCGCCGCGAGCTCACGCGCCAGCTCGACCACTGGCAGACCGAGCTGATCGATCCGCGCAGCCGCTTCACGAACTGGAGCGCGCTGATGGAAGCCCGGCAGTCGCTGCACCACCTCGACGAGATCTGCGAGGACCAGCGCGCGGCGATCCAGGACTGGATCGATTCGCTCGAGACGCTGCCCGTGCCCAAGAACGAGGCCGACAAGCGCGAGCGCGAGCTGATCATGGTGCGCAGCCGCGACGTGCTGGAGCACATCGAGCGCGTGGTCCACCATGTGCGCCGCCTCGAGCAGAACGCTGAGACCGCGGTGCAGATGCATTTCAGCGTCCAGGGCCACCGCGCGAACGACATCATGCGGGTGCTCACGGTGCTGACCGCCATCTTCCTGCCGCTCAACCTGATCGCGGGCATCTTCGGCATGAACTTCGAGTTCATCCCGCTGGTGCACAAGGCGGACGGGTTCTGGATCGCGATGCTCGCGATGCTGGTCATCGCGCTGCTGCTGGTCGTGGTGTTCTGGCGCAAGCGCTACCTCGCCCGCACGCGCTGA
- a CDS encoding (2Fe-2S) ferredoxin domain-containing protein produces the protein MPSSTPDAPRGYYERHIFFCLNERKSGEDSCALHNAQAGFDRCKAKVKEAGLAGQGKVRVNKAGCLDRCAGGPVAVVYPEAVWYTFVDADDIDEIVDSHLKQGKVVDRLVLPPDVGR, from the coding sequence ATGCCCAGTTCCACTCCCGACGCGCCGCGCGGCTACTACGAGCGCCACATCTTCTTCTGTCTCAACGAACGCAAGAGCGGGGAAGACAGCTGTGCCCTGCACAACGCGCAGGCGGGTTTCGACCGGTGCAAGGCCAAGGTCAAGGAAGCGGGGCTCGCGGGACAGGGCAAGGTGCGGGTCAACAAGGCCGGCTGCCTCGACCGCTGCGCGGGCGGCCCGGTGGCGGTGGTGTACCCGGAGGCCGTCTGGTACACCTTCGTCGATGCGGACGACATCGACGAGATCGTGGACTCGCACCTGAAGCAGGGCAAGGTGGTCGACCGCCTCGTGCTGCCGCCCGATGTGGGCCGCTGA
- a CDS encoding SDR family oxidoreductase, which produces MNPVLLVTGGGRGIGAATALLAARRGYAVAVNYASNSLAADEVVRTIRAGGGTAMAVQADVGDEAQVVAMFEKIDARLGRLTALVNNAGVVDVQARVDEMSVARLERMFRINVIGSFVCAREAVRRMSTRHGGTGGAIVNISSGAARLGSPDQYVDYAASKGAIDTFTIGLAKEVAAEGIRVNAVRPGLIDTEIHASGGMPDRAFELAPTVPMKRTGSAEEIAGAILWLLSDEASYTTMALLDVTGGR; this is translated from the coding sequence TTGAACCCAGTGCTCTTGGTCACCGGCGGCGGCCGCGGCATCGGCGCCGCGACGGCCCTGCTCGCGGCGCGGCGCGGCTACGCCGTGGCGGTCAACTACGCCAGCAACTCGCTCGCCGCCGACGAGGTGGTGCGCACGATCCGCGCGGGCGGCGGCACGGCGATGGCGGTGCAGGCCGACGTGGGCGACGAGGCCCAGGTGGTCGCCATGTTCGAGAAGATCGACGCCAGGCTCGGCCGCCTCACCGCGCTGGTCAACAACGCCGGCGTCGTCGACGTGCAGGCCCGCGTGGACGAGATGAGCGTGGCGCGCCTCGAGCGCATGTTCCGCATCAACGTGATCGGCAGCTTCGTCTGCGCGCGCGAGGCGGTGCGGCGCATGAGCACGCGCCACGGCGGCACGGGCGGTGCGATCGTCAACATCTCGAGCGGCGCCGCGCGGCTCGGCTCGCCCGACCAGTACGTGGACTACGCGGCGAGCAAGGGCGCGATCGACACCTTCACCATCGGGCTCGCGAAGGAGGTGGCGGCCGAGGGCATCCGCGTCAACGCGGTGCGGCCCGGCCTGATCGACACCGAGATCCACGCCTCCGGCGGCATGCCCGACCGCGCCTTCGAACTCGCGCCCACGGTGCCGATGAAGCGCACCGGCAGCGCCGAGGAGATCGCAGGCGCGATTCTCTGGCTGCTGTCGGACGAGGCGAGCTACACCACGATGGCGCTGCTCGACGTGACCGGCGGGCGCTGA
- a CDS encoding CopD family protein translates to MLWVKSFHIVFIASWFAGLFYLPRIFVNLAMVPPESVAERERLLLMARKLLRFTTFLAVPAIGFGLWLWLGYGIGRGPGNGWMHAKLALVLVVIGYHHGCGVLLRRFAAGGNRRSDRWYRWFNELPVLLLLGIVVLVVVKPF, encoded by the coding sequence ATGCTCTGGGTCAAATCGTTCCACATCGTCTTCATTGCCAGCTGGTTCGCGGGCTTGTTCTACCTTCCGCGGATCTTCGTCAACCTGGCGATGGTGCCGCCCGAATCGGTCGCTGAACGCGAGCGCTTGCTTCTGATGGCGCGCAAGCTGCTCCGGTTCACCACCTTCCTCGCCGTGCCGGCCATCGGCTTCGGCCTCTGGCTGTGGCTGGGCTACGGCATCGGTCGCGGCCCGGGCAATGGCTGGATGCATGCCAAGCTCGCGCTGGTGCTGGTGGTGATCGGCTATCACCACGGCTGCGGCGTGCTGCTGCGCCGCTTTGCGGCCGGCGGCAACCGGCGCAGCGACCGGTGGTACCGCTGGTTCAACGAACTTCCGGTCCTGCTGCTGCTGGGCATCGTGGTGCTGGTGGTGGTCAAGCCGTTCTGA
- a CDS encoding 2-hydroxychromene-2-carboxylate isomerase, translating to MSTAKTVDYYFAPQSPWTYLGHARFQAVAAAAGAEVRVRPIDLGSVFPVSGGLPLGKRAPQRQAYRLVDLARWSRHLGLPLNPKPKFFPVASDDAARLIIAVDIHDGTEAAMRMCAAVFAAVWVQERNIGDPKVLDALVVECGLSPKRSEQSQSQMVQERYEAYTQEAIEIQVFGAPSYVIDGEIFWGQDRLDFVERALRA from the coding sequence ATGAGCACAGCCAAGACCGTCGACTACTACTTTGCGCCGCAGAGCCCGTGGACCTACCTGGGGCATGCCCGGTTCCAGGCCGTCGCGGCCGCCGCGGGTGCCGAGGTGCGGGTGCGGCCCATCGACCTGGGCAGCGTGTTCCCGGTGTCCGGCGGGCTGCCGCTGGGCAAGCGCGCGCCGCAGCGGCAGGCCTACCGGCTGGTCGACCTGGCGCGCTGGTCGCGCCACCTCGGGCTGCCGCTGAACCCGAAGCCGAAGTTCTTCCCCGTGGCCAGCGACGATGCGGCGCGGCTCATCATCGCGGTCGACATCCACGACGGCACCGAGGCGGCGATGCGCATGTGCGCCGCGGTGTTCGCGGCGGTCTGGGTGCAGGAGCGCAACATCGGCGACCCGAAGGTGCTCGATGCGCTGGTGGTGGAATGCGGCCTCTCGCCCAAGCGCTCGGAGCAGTCGCAGAGCCAGATGGTGCAGGAGCGCTACGAGGCCTACACGCAGGAGGCCATCGAGATCCAGGTGTTCGGCGCGCCCAGCTACGTGATCGACGGCGAGATCTTCTGGGGCCAGGACCGGCTCGATTTCGTGGAGCGCGCGCTGCGCGCGTGA
- a CDS encoding LysR family transcriptional regulator, whose protein sequence is MDSLDLIRTFREVASQGSFSHAARKLDMSKATVSKYVAELETRFGVRLLNRSTRSVSLTDAGQLLLERSTPVLEMVELTQAELQERARQPGGRLRISAPHGMGNGEFPSLLADFMRYYPDVSISLQLTNRTVDLAEEGIDVDIRSGPVEDANLIVRKLMRMDMVVCASPVYWKKHGKPEHPRELAGHEALTHSLLGAQPVWRFDDGGEPLDVPVKSRMDCTEGAPLIRVAMRGFGVIYLPSILVQSHIEHGELVPVLQGYARKDMWLSAAYLQRRHNSAALRALLDFLQTRVGKGATGAKKQQPR, encoded by the coding sequence ATGGACAGTCTCGATCTGATCAGAACCTTCCGCGAGGTGGCTTCGCAGGGCAGCTTCTCGCATGCGGCCAGGAAGCTCGACATGTCGAAGGCCACCGTGAGCAAGTACGTGGCCGAACTTGAGACGCGCTTCGGCGTGCGCCTGCTCAACCGCTCCACGCGCTCGGTGAGCCTGACCGACGCGGGGCAGCTGCTGCTCGAGCGCAGCACGCCGGTGCTCGAGATGGTCGAGCTCACGCAGGCCGAGTTGCAGGAGCGCGCACGGCAGCCCGGCGGCCGGCTGCGGATCTCGGCGCCGCACGGCATGGGCAACGGCGAGTTCCCGAGCCTGCTGGCCGACTTCATGCGCTACTACCCCGACGTGAGCATCAGCCTGCAGCTCACCAACCGTACCGTCGACCTCGCCGAGGAAGGCATCGACGTCGACATCCGCAGCGGCCCGGTGGAAGACGCCAACCTGATCGTGCGCAAGCTGATGCGGATGGACATGGTGGTCTGCGCCTCCCCGGTCTACTGGAAGAAGCACGGCAAGCCCGAGCATCCGCGCGAACTCGCGGGCCACGAGGCGCTCACGCACTCGCTGCTCGGCGCGCAGCCGGTCTGGCGCTTCGACGACGGCGGCGAGCCGCTCGACGTGCCGGTCAAGAGCCGCATGGACTGCACCGAGGGCGCGCCGCTGATCCGCGTCGCGATGCGCGGCTTCGGCGTGATCTACCTGCCCTCGATCCTGGTCCAGTCGCACATCGAGCATGGCGAGCTGGTCCCGGTGCTGCAGGGCTATGCGCGCAAGGACATGTGGCTTTCGGCCGCGTACCTGCAGCGGCGCCACAACAGCGCCGCGCTGCGGGCGCTGCTCGACTTTCTGCAGACCCGCGTCGGCAAGGGCGCGACCGGGGCCAAGAAGCAGCAGCCGCGGTAG
- a CDS encoding VanZ family protein: MEKPHKSAALPLALAYAALIVYASLYPFADWRDQGIAPWSYLWAPWPKYWTGFDFAVNVAGYVPFGFLCALAVLRTHAETRVWGAVLRATVAGAAVAFAMETLQSYLPARIPSNVDLGLNTAGALLGALLAAGLERIGAVAHWGRTRSQWFVDDARGALVLLALWPPALLFPAAVTFGLGQVFERLEVAIAEWLLDTPFIDWMPLRQFELEPLVPAVELLCVMLGALVPCLLAFLVTRTVVRRAVLLPLTLLAGVGASALSAALSYGPEHAWAWLGLPVQIGIAAALVAGVLLLGAPRRLCAALLLVSLVVQLSLLNQAPESAYFAQTLATWEQGRFIRFHGLAQWLGWLWPFAVLAYVVAVLSRRTPAAVPAR, encoded by the coding sequence GTGGAGAAGCCGCACAAATCCGCCGCCCTGCCGCTGGCGCTCGCCTATGCGGCGCTCATCGTCTACGCCAGCCTGTACCCGTTCGCCGACTGGCGCGACCAGGGCATCGCGCCGTGGTCCTACCTCTGGGCGCCCTGGCCCAAGTACTGGACCGGCTTCGACTTCGCCGTCAACGTGGCGGGCTACGTGCCCTTCGGCTTCCTGTGTGCGCTCGCGGTGCTGCGCACGCATGCGGAGACCCGCGTCTGGGGCGCCGTGCTGCGCGCCACGGTGGCCGGGGCGGCGGTGGCGTTCGCGATGGAAACGCTGCAGAGCTATTTGCCGGCGCGCATCCCGTCGAATGTCGACCTCGGGCTCAACACCGCGGGCGCGCTGCTCGGCGCGCTGCTCGCGGCGGGGCTGGAGCGCATCGGCGCGGTGGCGCACTGGGGCCGCACGCGCTCGCAGTGGTTCGTCGACGACGCCCGCGGCGCGCTGGTGCTGCTGGCGCTCTGGCCGCCGGCGCTGCTGTTCCCGGCCGCAGTGACCTTCGGGCTCGGCCAGGTGTTCGAGCGGCTCGAGGTCGCGATCGCGGAATGGCTGCTCGACACGCCCTTCATTGACTGGATGCCGCTGCGCCAGTTCGAACTGGAGCCGCTGGTGCCGGCGGTCGAACTGCTGTGCGTGATGCTCGGGGCGCTGGTGCCCTGCCTGCTGGCCTTTCTGGTGACCCGCACGGTGGTGCGCCGCGCCGTGCTGCTGCCGCTCACGCTGCTGGCGGGCGTCGGCGCCTCGGCGCTGTCGGCCGCCCTGAGCTACGGGCCCGAGCACGCCTGGGCCTGGCTCGGCCTGCCGGTGCAGATCGGCATCGCGGCGGCGCTGGTGGCCGGCGTGCTGCTGCTCGGGGCGCCGCGCCGGCTCTGCGCGGCGCTGCTGCTGGTGAGCCTGGTGGTGCAGCTGAGCCTGCTGAACCAGGCGCCCGAAAGCGCCTACTTCGCGCAGACGCTGGCCACCTGGGAGCAGGGGCGCTTCATCCGCTTTCACGGGCTGGCGCAGTGGCTCGGCTGGCTCTGGCCGTTCGCGGTCCTGGCTTATGTCGTGGCCGTGCTGTCGCGCCGGACGCCCGCGGCCGTCCCGGCGCGTTGA
- the hemB gene encoding porphobilinogen synthase, whose amino-acid sequence MYPAGRPRRLRRDTFTRNLVREHALTAHDLIYPVFVQEGEKKRDAVASMPGVERLSLDQLLPVAEQCVKAGIPVMALFPVIDASLKTPEGDEAFNPEGLIPRVVAALKSRFPELGVMTDVALDPYTSHGQDGLLDDSGYILNDATVEVLVKQALAQSQAGVDIVAPSDMMDGRIGAIRRALEARGDVHTRIMAYSAKYASAFYGPFRDAVGSAATLGKSNKKVYQMDPGNSDEALREVGLDIAEGADMVMVKPGMPYLDIVRRVKDEFRVPTFAYQVSGEYAMLKAAAQNGWLDHDAVVLESLLAFKRAGADGVLTYFALDAVRLLQQP is encoded by the coding sequence ATGTACCCGGCCGGCCGGCCGCGCCGCCTGCGCCGCGACACCTTCACCCGCAACCTGGTGAGGGAGCATGCGTTGACCGCACATGACCTGATTTACCCGGTGTTCGTGCAGGAAGGCGAGAAGAAGCGCGATGCCGTGGCCTCGATGCCCGGCGTGGAGCGCCTCAGCCTGGACCAGTTGCTGCCCGTGGCCGAGCAATGCGTGAAAGCGGGCATTCCCGTGATGGCGCTGTTTCCGGTGATCGACGCGAGCCTCAAGACACCCGAGGGAGACGAGGCCTTCAATCCCGAGGGGCTGATTCCCCGCGTGGTCGCCGCGCTCAAGTCGCGTTTCCCGGAACTGGGCGTGATGACCGACGTGGCGCTCGACCCCTACACCAGCCACGGCCAGGACGGCCTGCTCGACGACAGCGGCTACATCCTCAACGACGCAACGGTCGAGGTGCTGGTGAAGCAGGCGCTCGCCCAGTCCCAGGCCGGCGTGGACATTGTCGCGCCGAGCGACATGATGGACGGCCGCATCGGCGCCATCCGCCGTGCGCTCGAAGCGCGCGGCGACGTCCACACGCGCATCATGGCCTACAGCGCCAAGTACGCGAGCGCCTTCTACGGACCGTTCCGCGATGCCGTCGGCTCGGCGGCGACGCTCGGCAAGAGCAACAAGAAGGTCTACCAGATGGACCCGGGCAACAGCGACGAGGCGCTGCGCGAGGTGGGCCTCGACATCGCCGAGGGCGCCGACATGGTGATGGTGAAGCCCGGCATGCCCTACCTGGACATCGTGCGCCGCGTGAAGGACGAGTTCCGCGTGCCCACCTTCGCCTACCAGGTCAGCGGCGAGTACGCGATGCTCAAGGCTGCGGCGCAGAACGGCTGGCTCGACCACGATGCGGTGGTGCTCGAGAGCCTGCTCGCGTTCAAGCGCGCGGGCGCGGACGGCGTGCTGACCTATTTCGCGCTCGACGCGGTGCGCCTGCTGCAGCAGCCGTAG
- the rpsL gene encoding 30S ribosomal protein S12, with product MPTINQLVRQGRTVEKINSKSPAMQNSPQRRGVCTRVYTTTPKKPNSALRKVAKVRLTNGFEVISYIGGEGHNLQEHSVVLVRGGRVKDLPGVRYHIVRGSLDLQGVKDRKQSRSKYGAKRPKKA from the coding sequence ATGCCAACCATCAATCAACTGGTGCGTCAGGGTCGAACGGTCGAAAAGATCAATTCGAAGAGCCCTGCCATGCAGAACTCGCCGCAGCGCCGCGGTGTCTGCACCCGCGTCTACACCACGACGCCCAAGAAGCCGAACTCGGCACTTCGCAAGGTTGCCAAGGTCCGCCTGACCAACGGCTTCGAAGTCATTTCCTACATCGGCGGTGAAGGCCACAACCTCCAGGAACACAGCGTCGTGCTGGTTCGCGGCGGTCGTGTCAAGGACCTGCCCGGTGTTCGCTACCACATCGTGCGCGGCTCGCTCGACCTGCAAGGCGTGAAAGACCGCAAGCAGTCGCGTTCCAAGTACGGCGCGAAGCGTCCCAAGAAGGCTTAA